One window of the Candidatus Neomarinimicrobiota bacterium genome contains the following:
- a CDS encoding UDP-N-acetylglucosamine 2-epimerase (non-hydrolyzing), giving the protein MTDSIEEMKVLVCFGTRPEVIKLSPVIESLTSEDIPLKTLFTGQHDELFKDVAHLVPMPDIQLNIMRKGQSSAEVMHRVMVETEPLLQSEAPRLVVVQGDTTTAAAVALTAFYQRIPVGHVEAGLRTHDLNAPFPEELNRQIISRVAQLNWAPTATAKENLEAEGCKGTLVTGNTVVDACLMYNFPVKYGDKVLITLHRRENFGETMAEMFRQIERLASSHSNLEFIFPMHPNPEVMKHRDLLNSVKVIEPLSYEELLRLLSEVRFVISDSGGIQEECAAFRKKVLVCRDKTERPEGVKAGFAKTVGADIESNFSWANDSPEWNGDNPYGDGKAGERIVASITDFLNN; this is encoded by the coding sequence TTGACTGACTCAATAGAGGAAATGAAGGTACTCGTCTGTTTTGGTACACGCCCGGAGGTGATCAAACTTTCACCGGTAATTGAGTCACTGACATCAGAGGATATCCCTTTAAAAACACTTTTTACAGGCCAGCATGATGAACTGTTTAAGGATGTAGCACATTTGGTACCCATGCCGGATATTCAGCTCAATATCATGCGCAAGGGACAATCCTCGGCGGAGGTGATGCACCGTGTTATGGTTGAAACAGAGCCCCTTCTACAGAGTGAAGCTCCCCGGCTGGTAGTGGTTCAAGGGGACACCACAACAGCGGCGGCAGTGGCTCTCACCGCTTTCTACCAGCGTATTCCAGTGGGGCATGTAGAAGCGGGCCTCAGGACGCACGATTTAAATGCACCTTTTCCTGAAGAGCTGAACCGCCAAATCATTTCAAGGGTGGCACAGCTCAACTGGGCACCCACCGCCACTGCAAAAGAAAATCTCGAAGCAGAAGGATGTAAGGGTACTCTTGTTACCGGAAACACAGTAGTGGACGCTTGTCTGATGTACAACTTTCCAGTGAAATACGGAGATAAGGTTTTAATAACGCTTCACAGACGGGAGAACTTTGGGGAAACCATGGCGGAGATGTTTCGGCAGATCGAACGCCTTGCATCTTCTCACAGCAACCTGGAATTCATCTTTCCCATGCATCCAAATCCGGAGGTGATGAAGCACCGGGATCTTCTCAATTCAGTCAAAGTCATTGAACCGTTATCTTATGAGGAGTTGCTCAGACTATTAAGTGAAGTTCGCTTTGTGATATCAGATTCAGGCGGCATTCAGGAGGAGTGTGCGGCATTTCGGAAAAAGGTATTGGTGTGTCGTGATAAGACGGAGCGGCCGGAAGGGGTGAAAGCTGGTTTCGCCAAGACTGTGGGCGCTGACATCGAAAGTAATTTCTCATGGGCAAATGATTCACCTGAATGGAATGGCGATAATCCTTACGGCGATGGAAAAGCTGGGGAAAGGATTGTTGCTTCTATCACAGATTTTTTGAACAATTAG
- a CDS encoding ATP-binding cassette domain-containing protein → LDFIETQPQGFDTVIGDRGVKLSGGQKQRLAIARALLKNPPILIMDEATSSLDSESEKKVQQAIERLMQDRTVFVIAHRLSTVVNADKIVVLSKGKIVETGTHKELIEKRGHYKQLYEVQFGEITRVSVD, encoded by the coding sequence CCCTCGATTTTATCGAAACTCAGCCTCAGGGATTTGATACAGTCATCGGTGATCGGGGCGTGAAACTTTCGGGAGGACAAAAACAGCGGCTGGCCATTGCAAGAGCGCTTCTCAAGAATCCGCCCATTCTTATCATGGATGAAGCCACTTCATCTCTTGATAGCGAGTCTGAAAAAAAGGTTCAGCAAGCTATCGAAAGGTTGATGCAGGATCGCACTGTTTTTGTTATTGCTCATCGTTTATCAACAGTGGTGAATGCGGATAAAATAGTTGTTCTCAGTAAAGGTAAGATTGTGGAAACGGGTACACACAAAGAACTGATTGAGAAAAGGGGGCACTACAAACAGCTCTATGAGGTGCAGTTTGGTGAAATTACCAGGGTGAGCGTTGACTGA